One region of Cucurbita pepo subsp. pepo cultivar mu-cu-16 chromosome LG03, ASM280686v2, whole genome shotgun sequence genomic DNA includes:
- the LOC111789869 gene encoding late embryogenesis abundant protein D-34-like isoform X2, with protein MSQEQPRRAEEQQQPRRSDDDERQESIKYGDVFNVSSDLAANPIAPQDARMMGHAETRVLGQVPQADPGDVMRAAAAHNVRVGLLPSRDISDAAKNQGIDLSETAVPGARVVTEFVGGQCLMPINLYMMLCLTGPFSSTMS; from the exons ATGAGTCAGGAGCAGCCACGCAGGGCCGAAGAACAGCAGCAGCCTCGTCGGAGTGACGACGATGAGCGGCAGGAATCCATCAAATACGGGGACGTTTTCAACGTCTCCAGTGACCTGGCTGCAAACCCCATCGCACCTCAGGATGCTCGCATGATGGGCCATGCTGAAACGAGGGTGTTGGGACAAGTGCCGCAGGCTGATCCGGGTGATGTCATGCGAGCCGCCGCTGCTCATAATGTCCGAGTGGGTCTTCTCCCAAGCCGTGATATTAGCGATGCTGCTAAAAATCAAGGCATTGACCTCAGCGAGACCGCCGTTCCCGGAGCCCGTGTCGTTACCGAATTCGTTGGCGGACAG TGTCTTATGCCGATAAATCTCTACATGATGTTGTGCTTGACGGGTCCTTTTAGCTCAACTATGTCCTAA